One Streptomyces sp. CNQ-509 DNA window includes the following coding sequences:
- a CDS encoding group 1 truncated hemoglobin, which produces MTIYDSIGGETAVATAVDNFYDRVLDDPELKPFFDGIDVQRLKRHQRAFIGAALGGPGGYNGRGMRKAHEGLGITPAHFERVVDHLTATLVGLGVPDETVKTIGATLEPLRADIAQEA; this is translated from the coding sequence ATGACTATTTACGACTCGATCGGCGGGGAGACGGCGGTCGCGACCGCCGTGGACAACTTCTACGACCGAGTGCTCGACGACCCGGAGCTGAAGCCGTTCTTCGACGGCATCGACGTCCAGCGCCTCAAGCGCCACCAGCGCGCCTTCATCGGCGCCGCCCTCGGCGGCCCCGGCGGCTACAACGGCCGCGGCATGCGGAAGGCCCACGAGGGGCTCGGCATCACGCCGGCCCACTTCGAGCGGGTGGTCGACCATCTGACGGCCACGCTCGTCGGCCTCGGCGTTCCGGACGAGACCGTGAAGACCATCGGCGCCACCCTGGAGCCGCTGCGCGCGGACATCGCCCAGGAGGCGTAG
- the ligD gene encoding non-homologous end-joining DNA ligase gives MTDPGGLPHVPPMLAVSGSLPTAAADPSWAYELKWDGIRAVAYAPGDGSLTLRTRNDNDVTVRYPELAPLGEALAAAGHACVLDGEIVALGADGRPSFGALQRRMNLTRGAVIARLATEVPVDYMAFDVLYLDGESTLRLPYRARRALLTDLRVEGPHWRTPPHWEGHGTEAWEMTRRYGLEGLLAKRLESPYLPGRRSGLWLKIKNVRTQEVVVGGWTEGAGSRSDAVGGLLMGVWTEAGELAYAGTVGSGFSRHALEVLRERLAGLARDTSPFSGPVADRHVRAGGAVHWVEPELVGEVTYGEWTATGVLRHPVWRGLRPDKGPEEARRPEA, from the coding sequence ATGACCGACCCCGGCGGGCTGCCGCACGTCCCGCCCATGCTGGCGGTCTCCGGCAGCCTGCCGACGGCCGCCGCGGACCCCTCGTGGGCGTACGAGCTGAAGTGGGACGGCATCCGCGCCGTCGCGTACGCCCCGGGCGACGGCTCGCTCACGCTGCGCACCCGCAACGACAACGACGTCACCGTCCGCTACCCCGAGCTGGCCCCGCTCGGTGAGGCCCTCGCCGCCGCCGGGCACGCCTGCGTGCTCGACGGCGAGATCGTCGCGCTGGGCGCCGACGGCCGCCCCTCCTTCGGCGCGCTCCAGCGCCGCATGAACCTCACCCGCGGCGCCGTCATCGCCCGCCTCGCGACCGAGGTGCCGGTCGACTACATGGCGTTCGACGTGCTGTACCTCGACGGCGAGTCCACCCTGCGCCTCCCGTACCGCGCACGCCGCGCGCTCCTCACGGACCTGCGCGTCGAAGGACCGCACTGGCGCACGCCCCCGCACTGGGAGGGCCACGGCACCGAGGCGTGGGAGATGACCAGGCGGTACGGGCTGGAGGGGCTGCTCGCGAAGCGGCTGGAGTCGCCGTATCTGCCGGGGCGGCGCAGCGGTCTCTGGCTGAAGATCAAGAACGTCCGCACCCAGGAGGTCGTCGTCGGGGGCTGGACGGAGGGCGCGGGCAGCAGGTCGGACGCGGTCGGCGGGTTGCTGATGGGTGTCTGGACGGAGGCCGGCGAGCTGGCCTACGCGGGGACGGTGGGCAGCGGCTTCTCCCGGCACGCGCTGGAGGTGCTGCGGGAGCGGCTGGCGGGGCTGGCCCGGGACACGAGCCCGTTCTCCGGCCCGGTCGCGGACCGGCACGTGCGGGCGGGCGGCGCGGTGCACTGGGTGGAGCCGGAACTGGTGGGGGAGGTCACGTACGGGGAGTGGACGGCGACGGGCGTCCTGCGGCATCCGGTGTGGCGGGGGCTGCGGCCGGACAAGGGCCCGGAGGAGGCGCGGCGGCCGGAGGCGTAG
- the ligD gene encoding non-homologous end-joining DNA ligase produces MPVTEVEGRRLKLSNLDKVLWPEYGFTKGEALHYYAQVADVLLPHVRDRAASFLRFPDGVDGERFFAKNAPAGTPEWVSVADVELTRSTVHHVLVQDLPTLLWAANLAALELHVPQWKAVDPGAAPAAPVRADERLADRIVFDLDPGAPATVVECCRAALLVREALRADGLDAWPKTSGSKGLHLYVPLAPASAEATSAYAKSLARRLEKEHPELILHRMARKLRPRKVFVDWSQNSRAKTTVAPYVLRAQARPTVSTPLTWDEVEACADPDELVFLPGDVTERIATHGDLLAPLLDDHFDLPDMTD; encoded by the coding sequence ATGCCGGTCACCGAGGTCGAAGGACGCCGCCTGAAGCTCAGCAACCTCGACAAGGTGCTGTGGCCCGAGTACGGCTTCACCAAGGGCGAGGCGCTGCACTACTACGCCCAAGTCGCCGACGTCCTCCTGCCGCACGTGCGCGACCGGGCCGCCTCCTTCCTGCGCTTCCCGGACGGCGTGGACGGGGAGCGGTTCTTCGCCAAGAACGCCCCCGCGGGCACGCCTGAATGGGTGAGCGTCGCGGATGTCGAGCTGACCCGGAGCACCGTGCACCACGTGCTGGTCCAGGACCTGCCGACGCTGCTCTGGGCGGCGAACCTCGCCGCGCTGGAGCTGCACGTGCCGCAGTGGAAGGCGGTGGATCCCGGCGCGGCGCCGGCGGCCCCGGTGAGGGCGGACGAACGGCTCGCCGACCGGATCGTCTTCGACCTCGACCCCGGCGCCCCCGCCACCGTCGTCGAGTGCTGCCGGGCCGCGCTTCTGGTGCGCGAGGCACTGCGCGCCGACGGGCTCGACGCCTGGCCGAAGACCTCCGGCTCCAAGGGCCTGCACCTGTACGTGCCCCTCGCCCCCGCCTCCGCCGAGGCCACCAGCGCGTACGCGAAATCCCTGGCCCGGCGTCTCGAGAAGGAACATCCGGAGCTGATCCTGCACCGGATGGCGCGGAAACTGCGCCCGCGGAAGGTCTTCGTCGACTGGAGCCAGAACTCGCGGGCGAAGACCACCGTCGCCCCGTACGTGCTGCGCGCCCAGGCCCGGCCGACCGTCTCCACCCCGCTGACCTGGGACGAAGTGGAGGCATGTGCGGATCCGGACGAGCTGGTCTTCCTTCCCGGTGACGTGACGGAGCGCATCGCCACGCACGGTGACCTGCTGGCGCCGCTGCTCGACGACCACTTCGACCTGCCGGATATGACTGATTAG
- a CDS encoding Ku protein yields MKSIWKGAISFGLVSIPVQLYSATEERGVSFRQVHAADGGRIRYRRFCELEDREVQYAEITRAYETEDGELVVLTPEDLAELPLPSKKIIDVVGFEEVGYFDPIQFSRAYYVKAADAAAAKPYVLLREALKRSGRVAVVKVALRNREAPALVRVLAEEDVLVLHTMLWPDEVRSAQAVAPDEKVTVRRQELDMVDSLMDALGGYDPEEFTDEYREAVEALVASKEGIAPLPKEAAAGEERGQVIDLMSALEASVQAAKDKRGGTAAPRKKAAAKKATGKKTAAKKATGKTAGTKKAAAKKTGTAGKKTAAKKTAKKTTKKPGKAA; encoded by the coding sequence ATGAAATCTATATGGAAGGGTGCGATCTCCTTCGGGTTGGTCAGCATTCCGGTCCAGCTCTACTCCGCCACCGAGGAGCGCGGCGTGTCCTTCCGGCAGGTGCACGCGGCGGACGGCGGCCGGATCCGCTACCGGCGGTTCTGCGAGCTGGAGGACCGCGAGGTGCAGTACGCGGAGATCACCAGGGCGTACGAGACGGAGGACGGCGAACTCGTCGTGCTCACCCCCGAGGACCTCGCCGAGTTGCCGCTGCCCAGCAAGAAGATCATCGACGTGGTGGGTTTCGAGGAGGTCGGCTACTTCGACCCCATTCAGTTCTCCCGCGCGTACTACGTCAAGGCCGCCGACGCCGCGGCCGCCAAGCCGTACGTCCTGCTCCGCGAGGCGCTGAAGCGCTCGGGGCGGGTGGCGGTGGTCAAGGTGGCGCTCCGCAACCGGGAGGCGCCCGCGCTCGTACGGGTGCTGGCGGAGGAGGACGTGCTCGTCCTGCACACGATGCTCTGGCCCGACGAGGTGCGCTCGGCGCAGGCGGTGGCGCCGGACGAGAAGGTGACCGTGCGCCGGCAGGAGCTGGACATGGTCGACTCGCTGATGGACGCGCTGGGCGGCTACGACCCGGAGGAGTTCACGGACGAGTACCGCGAGGCGGTCGAGGCGCTGGTGGCGAGCAAGGAGGGGATCGCACCGCTGCCGAAGGAGGCGGCGGCCGGCGAGGAGCGGGGGCAGGTGATCGACCTGATGTCGGCGCTGGAGGCGAGCGTCCAGGCGGCGAAGGACAAGCGCGGGGGGACGGCGGCACCGCGGAAGAAGGCGGCGGCGAAGAAGGCGACGGGAAAGAAGACGGCCGCGAAGAAGGCGACGGGGAAGACGGCGGGGACGAAGAAGGCGGCGGCGAAGAAGACCGGCACGGCGGGGAAGAAGACGGCGGCGAAGAAGACGGCCAAGAAGACGACGAAGAAGCCGGGCAAGGCAGCCTGA
- a CDS encoding DUF2382 domain-containing protein, whose translation MQTDRNTASGGSGKAAEAAGVGRETDAAAAAGGGGQGEQSRRGQQPENAQRGGAAEDQRVVAYRERLQVEPVDRRQPMGEAEVTIRVRETPQRFEVTRGHDECVVRRSDVDGKEGNLIAGDHHEFVERSVKVPLYGEDAEVIVHKVSEPYAVADIGTRRIEDTQTFETVLKTEEIVENVPAGSNASMRVREVQEGYDLREGARRQQQEQSSGTSGHAAAPETADTPGAAEDIGKGKGRRRWF comes from the coding sequence GTGCAGACCGACAGGAACACAGCCAGTGGCGGCAGTGGCAAGGCCGCGGAAGCCGCGGGGGTAGGGCGCGAGACCGACGCCGCCGCTGCGGCGGGCGGCGGCGGCCAGGGTGAGCAGAGCCGGCGCGGTCAGCAGCCCGAGAACGCGCAGCGCGGCGGCGCGGCGGAGGACCAGCGTGTCGTCGCGTACCGCGAGCGGCTCCAGGTCGAGCCCGTCGACCGGCGGCAGCCCATGGGCGAGGCCGAGGTCACGATCCGGGTGCGGGAGACCCCGCAGCGGTTCGAGGTCACGCGCGGCCACGACGAGTGCGTCGTACGGCGCAGCGACGTCGACGGCAAGGAGGGCAACCTGATCGCCGGCGACCACCACGAGTTCGTGGAGCGCAGCGTGAAGGTGCCGCTCTACGGCGAAGACGCCGAGGTCATCGTCCACAAGGTGTCCGAGCCCTACGCCGTCGCCGACATCGGCACCCGGCGCATCGAGGACACCCAGACCTTCGAGACCGTCCTCAAGACCGAGGAGATCGTCGAGAACGTGCCGGCCGGCTCGAACGCGTCGATGAGGGTCCGCGAGGTGCAGGAAGGCTACGACCTGCGCGAGGGCGCCCGCCGCCAGCAGCAGGAGCAGAGCAGCGGCACGTCCGGCCACGCCGCCGCACCCGAGACCGCCGACACCCCCGGCGCCGCCGAGGACATCGGGAAGGGCAAGGGACGCCGTCGCTGGTTCTGA